A region of Streptomyces deccanensis DNA encodes the following proteins:
- a CDS encoding SCO6880 family protein, producing MSSDAMTRPTYGNWRRPRRPGLGPLGLLGTVVAFGGLLVALLASLVSIMAAFVVLVPVAVFLAPLALRTMDGRNVYQLLAIRIGWMRRKANGSTTYVSGPLSRRPGGRFQPPGLLARTKMHEGRDAYDRAFGVIHHPGRNLYTVVLACEPDGGSLVDPEQVDVWVASWGDWLARLSHEPGLRGAQVVVETAPDTGTRLAAEVLPRISPDAPAAARAVMEEVVQRYPSASSEMHTYIALTYGPTGGPKRHTDDVITDLSMRLPGLLSGLIAAGGGSAYPLSAERLAEIVRVAYDPAIAPDVLSARAENATTGLEWADAGPAAAVETVNAYKHDSGVSRTWMLTLAPRGTVRSSVLRGLLEPAAGTRRKRVSLIYRPIDPATSARIVESDRRSAHFMASSRGGLVEARATSEVRAAEQTAAEEASGAGLVEFSMMVTITVDNEQELADASITVRNLQASSRILMRPADRMQASAFTCTLPVGLLPWEHTLVPYQVREAL from the coding sequence ATGTCCAGCGACGCCATGACGCGTCCCACGTACGGAAACTGGCGGCGCCCTCGCCGTCCCGGACTCGGCCCCCTGGGCCTCCTCGGTACCGTCGTCGCCTTCGGCGGACTCCTGGTGGCGCTGCTGGCCTCGTTGGTCTCCATCATGGCGGCCTTCGTGGTGCTCGTGCCCGTGGCGGTCTTCCTCGCCCCGCTCGCCCTGCGCACGATGGACGGCCGCAACGTCTACCAGCTCCTCGCCATCCGTATCGGCTGGATGAGGCGCAAGGCGAACGGTTCGACCACCTACGTCTCCGGCCCGCTCTCCCGCCGTCCCGGAGGCCGCTTCCAGCCGCCCGGTCTGCTGGCCCGTACCAAGATGCACGAGGGCCGGGACGCCTACGACCGTGCGTTCGGCGTGATCCACCACCCGGGCCGTAACCTCTACACCGTCGTGCTCGCCTGTGAGCCCGACGGCGGCTCGCTGGTGGACCCCGAGCAGGTCGACGTGTGGGTGGCCTCCTGGGGGGACTGGCTGGCCCGGCTCTCCCACGAGCCAGGTCTGCGCGGCGCACAGGTCGTCGTCGAGACCGCCCCGGACACGGGCACCCGGCTCGCCGCCGAGGTCCTCCCCCGTATCTCGCCGGACGCCCCCGCCGCGGCCCGCGCCGTGATGGAGGAGGTCGTCCAGCGGTACCCGTCCGCCTCCTCCGAGATGCACACGTACATCGCGCTGACCTACGGTCCGACCGGTGGCCCCAAGCGGCACACCGACGACGTGATCACGGACCTGTCCATGCGGCTTCCGGGCCTGCTGTCCGGGCTGATCGCCGCCGGCGGCGGGTCCGCGTACCCGCTGTCGGCCGAACGGCTCGCCGAGATCGTGCGCGTGGCCTACGACCCGGCGATCGCCCCGGACGTGCTCAGCGCACGCGCCGAGAACGCGACGACCGGGCTCGAGTGGGCCGACGCCGGCCCCGCGGCCGCCGTCGAGACCGTCAACGCGTACAAGCACGACTCCGGTGTCTCGCGCACCTGGATGCTGACCCTCGCACCGCGCGGCACCGTCCGCTCCAGTGTGCTGCGCGGTCTGCTGGAGCCGGCCGCGGGCACCCGCCGCAAGCGGGTCTCGCTGATCTACCGGCCGATCGACCCGGCGACCTCCGCCCGCATCGTGGAGTCAGACCGCCGCTCCGCCCACTTCATGGCGAGTTCGCGGGGCGGCCTCGTCGAGGCACGCGCCACCTCCGAGGTACGTGCGGCGGAGCAGACGGCTGCTGAGGAGGCCTCCGGTGCCGGTCTCGTGGAGTTCTCCATGATGGTGACGATCACCGTCGACAACGAGCAGGAGCTGGCGGACGCCTCGATCACCGTACGCAATCTCCAGGCGTCCTCGCGCATCCTGATGCGTCCGGCCGACCGGATGCAGGCGTCGGCGTTCACCTGCACCCTGCCCGTCGGCCTGCTCCCATGGGAGCACACACTCGTTCCGTACCAGGTCAGGGAGGCGCTGTGA